Genomic window (Fibrobacter sp.):
GGCGGAAGCGGCTCCGGCGATAGTGGCTCCGGTAGCGGCGAAGGCGGCTCCGGTGAAGGCGGTGAAGGCGGCGACAGCTCGCCCTCCAGCACAGATTCTAGTTCGCCCTCTAGCACAGACTCCAGCGATGACAGTTCGCCCTCCAGCGCCGAAAGTAGCTCGCCCTCTAGTGCAAGCAGCTCCAGCCTCAAGCGTCACGTAAATTTCAGCGTTCTAGATGATTTTGTCGAGTGGGATGAAGACGGAATCACGGCGACAATCACTACCAATGTAACTGGGAACGCCCTTGCGAACATGATAAAAGACGCCGGTTTTACAAACACCTTCATTAGCTCTTCTAGCATGATAACAAACAATGAATTACTCAAAACTCTTGGTTCCGACTGGAGGGTTGAAGATAATAACCTTCTAAGTATGATGAGCGTACAGACTGTTAAGGACAGCTCGATATATGTAATCATCGTCACTTATCCCAAAAAAGGAGAATCCATCTATACAGACGTTATTCCCATGGGTAAGTGCGGTACAAAAGCATACTCCAAGAGAACCCAGTTCTGCGATACCCGTGGCACAGGCACTATTTACAAGATGGTCACTATCGGTACCCAGACCTGGATGGCCGAGAACCTGAACTACGAAACGGAAACTGGTAGTTACTGCTATAACGACGACCCCGACAATTGCACGGAGTATGGCCGTCTCTATGATTGGGATGTAGCAGTCAACACCACGTCCCCTGTTTGCCCGACTGGTTGGAAGGTTCCTTCTGCAAGTGACTACAATACCTTATTGGCTTATATCAAAGAAGATTCGGGTAGTGATCGAACAAACTACATGCTTAGATCAACCACTGGTTGGGATAAATATGAAGGTTCAGATGAAAATGGTAATAATCAATACGGCTTTAACTTAAAGCCCGCAGGTGACCGTATGAATGGAAAATATGAAAACCTGGGAAAAACAGCCTATCATGTGGTCACGGATGGTACTTATACGTATTTTCTTTCAACCCAAAGTCGTAGTGACGCATACATGTATACGTGGACAACTACCACTTTTGCTCGCTCCGTTCGCTGCATCAAGGACTAAGAGCAATCCTAAGCTAGACGCCGCATCAAGTGCGGCACGACAGCACAAGACCCGCAGGCCCCTGCGGGTTTTTCTTTTTCCCGAGCATCGAACTTCTTGTCCCCTGCAGCCCTAAAACCTACCACCTAAAACCTAACACCTAGCCCCTACCCCCCTATTTACTACATTTACAACATGACTCTGCGTACGCACATCCTAGTTCGGGCCGTGTGGCTTTTGGCCGTTATGGCTGTTTTTACAAGCGCCGGCGAGGTTACTCCCCCGCAGGGTGCCGTGCGCAACCTGACTGTAGGCGACTTTATGCCCCACCCGAATGTGGGCAAGGACTTTAACGAGACCTGGAGTTACCAGTTCGTGTTCGACAACGGCACACGTGCCTTCGTGAACTACGCCCTGTTGCAGGTGCCGGCTTCTGGGCAGAAGGTGACCTGCGACATGACCTTCTGGAATTTCAAGGGCAAGACCTATACCGTGGGCCGCCAGTATCCGCCGGAACGCCTGAAGGCCGACAAGAATTCGGGTACCATCGACATCAAGGGCGAATACAAGATGGAAAACAAGCCGGGCAAGGGCCACCGGGTGTACTTTACCGCCGACAAGGGCGGAAAGTTCCTGCTGGATTTGACTTTTGAAAGCGCCGAGACGGGCAAGGTCATCGGCAACGGCGTGTGGAACGTGGGCAAGGAAAAACTGGGCCAATACATCCACATTCCCTACGGTCGCGTGTCGGGCAAAATCGCATACAACGACGACACCCTTACCGTAAAGGGCTACGCCTACATGGACCAGATCTGGCAATCCGCACAGGCCACCGACATGGTCCGCCGGACCATCAACTTCAGCACCAACGCCCGAAACCCCATGTACGCCGGGCGGGTATCGCTAAGCACAAAGGGCGAGCTGATGGGATATGTCATCTACAACGGCCCCGAAGGAGCGAAGGTGGCAAGGCCCACAAGCCTCAAGGACGGCAGCAGCGATTACGACGGCAAAAGATTCCCGAAAGAAGCTCTTGAAATCCAGTGGACCGATGGCGTCCCTGCCCTCACCTTCGCCGTGAACAAGACATACCAGAAGGCATCCCTGCTGGACAAGATTGATAGCTGGGTGGCAAGGCAGGCCATGAAGCTTGCCGCCGGTGGCGAGATTCTCTTTTACAGGGGCCGTTCCGAAGGGCCCCAAACCAAAAAAATCGACTGGGCCGTAACGGGGGTCAAGGACTGATGACCAAGTTTCGCCCCTGCATAGATTTGCACGACGGCCGCGTCAAGCAGATTGTGGGTAGTTCCCTCAGCGACAGCGGCGCAGGCCTCAAGACCAATTTCGAGACGGACCGCTCCCCCGCCTGGTTTGCCAAGCTCTACAAGAAGGACGGCATCAGGGACGGACACGTAATTATGCTGGGCAAGGGGAACGAACAAGCCGCAAAGGCCGCTTTGGCCGCCTACCCCGGCGGCCTGCAAGTAGGCGGGGGCATTACCGCCGACAACGCGAAGGAATACCTGGACGCAGGAGCGAGCCACGTGATCGTGACCAGCTGGATATTCCCCGAGGGTCACCTGGACCGGGAACGTTTGGAACGCCTGTCCAAAACCGTGGGCAAGGAACACCTGGTGCTGGATTTGAGCTGCAAGCGAGTTGATAAGGGCTGGAAAATCGCCGTGAACCGCTGGCAGACCCTCATCGACATCGAGATTACCGCCGAGAACCTAGCAGACCTTTCGAGATACTGCGACGAGTTCCTGATTCATGCCGCCGACGTGGAAGGCAAGCAGCAGGGCATGGACGACGAACTTATCGTGTTCCTGTCGAAGTACAGCCCCATCCCCTGCACCTACGCAGGAGGCGCGCGGACCCTTGCCGACCTGGAACACTGCAAAGAAATTTCAAACGGAAAGATTGACCTTACCATCGGATCGGCGCTGGACCTTTTCGGTGGAACAGGAGTGAAATATGACGACTGCGTCAAGTTCAACAAAGCTTAGGCCGACCGACACGCTGGACAGCCGTCCTGAAATTTTCGGACGCAATGTCACCAGCACGTTCAGGAAGATGTTCAGCTTTAGGCACCAGCCCCCCGGAAACCTGCGAACCTGCATGATTCCTCCGGTGGTGTTCGGCACGTTGATTCTCAACCTGCCCATGCTCCTGAAACTCCGTTTCTACCTGAAAAAGGAGAGGCAGTCCCACCCCGCCGACGACGTGCGCATCCTGTTCTACTCCGACAACCTGGACGAGACCAACGGAATCGCCAACAACCTTAGGAACGTGATTCCTTACATGCGGGCCCACGGCATGAAGGCATTCCTTGCCGGAAACGCCTTCAACACCCGCCCCTGCGGCGTGGTGGAAAACGGGTACTGCCTGCTGCTCCCCCGCATTTTCAGCATGGAGCAGCTGGGGTACGCCAACAGCGAACTGGCCATCCCCAGAATTGGCCCGGTACTCAGGTTGCTCAAGCGCTACCCCGTTGACCTGATAGAATTCGAAACGCCGAGCCCCGGCGCATGGCTGGTGTGCTTCTGCGCCAAGGTGGCAGGAATCAAGGTGTTCAGCCACTACCGTACCGACGTGCCCACATACACCAAGACCCTGGTGAAGGCGAAGTGGATGCACAAGTACGTGCTCTGGCTCATGCAGATTTTCTACGGCATGACAAGGCCCGTGGTAAGCCCCTGCAGGGACTACGCAAAAATCCTTACCTCGCAGCTGAAGGTTCCCGAGAACAAAGTGCAGATTCTGCCCCGGGGGCTCCCGCTAGAAAAGTTCTCCCCCGACATGCGGGGCAAGGGCGTGTGGGAACAGTACTCAACGCAGGTCGGGAACGCGCGCAAGGTCCGCTTCTCATTTATCGGTCGCATTTCCAAGGAAAAGAACCTGGAATTCTTGAACCGGGTGTGGAAAAAATTCGCCGCCCTGCACGATGATGTGGAACTCATGTATGTAGGCTACGGCTGGTACCTGGAAGAAATCAAGAAGTTCTACGAAGGCGACGACAGCGTGCACTTTGCAGGAGAGCAGGGCGGAGAGACTCTGGCGGGCCTCTACGCAGATTCCGACTTCTTCTTGTTCCCGAGCACTACCGACACCTTCGGGAATGTAGTGGTAGAAGCCATGTCCACAGGCACCCCTGCGCTGGTCAGCGACTACGGCGGACCCCACGACATCGTGATGGACGAGGCCGCAGGACGAATCCTCCCCATCGACGAAGACGCCTGGCTGAACGCCCTGGAAGAATGCCGCCGGATTTACCTGGAAGAGCCCGAGACCTACGCCAAGATGCGCGAGGTGGCCCATGAGCGCAGCCTCAAGTACACCATGGAAAGTTCCACCAAGGCCCAATTCGAATACTTCCGCAAGCTGAAAAAGGAAGCCTACGGGCTGTAGACTCGCAAGTATTCCAGGTTGGAACGCCTACGGGACTTTTTCCTTTCCGAAAAGCTACCAATTAAATTATTTTATCCAAGATACAAACGCCCTGGGAGCGCCTATGTCCAAACAAAAAGTTCTTTTCCTATTAACGACTATTTTGTTGTTTTCCAGTGCTGCCTTTGGGCAAATTGGCGAGCCTTTGGTTGAAGAACAGCAACCTACATCGGTTGAGCAGGCTCCTGCAAGCGAGCCTGTTGTTGAACAGTCCGCAATTGCCACCGAACAGCCCGCTGCTGTTGAATCCCAGCCAGTTTATGCCGAGCAGACTCCTGTCGCCGCACAGCAACAGAACTCCGCCCAGGAAACACCCGTGCAGCCTTACGTGGAACCGGCCCCCGCCTACGAACCTCCCCAGCAGATGTATGTGCAGGGCTACGGCAAGCCCCCCGAGGGATTCTACGGCTATTTTGGCTACGCTCCCCCTGCGGAGAATTCAAATGCCGGGTGCTGCTGCAAAGAAGCCGACAGTACGGCAAAAAAAGAGGAGAAAAAGGACTACAAGAGTCTGCAAAGCTTTAACTTTTCCATTCCCATCCAGTCCGAAACCTACGGTCTAAAAAGCCCCGATTACGATGTAGACGCCAGCCACTTTGGATTTGGCATCAACTGGAACCGCGTCCGCGTTGAAGAGAGCCTGTATTCCTCGGTGGTGGGCCTTGGCATCAGCTACATCATGAGCGAATGGGACGGGGGCGGAAAAAAGAACATCGAGTTCAGCGGGCTTGACGCCAACTTCAAATTTGGCTTTGGTATATCTCCACTTACGGACCGTTTCACATTGGCCATCCACATGATTTTCGCCTTTGACTACAAGATGCAAAAGGCCGTGTTCAAAAAGAAGATTAGCGACTTCCAGATGTTCCAAAGCCTTGATATGCCCGACGAAATATCCAAAACCAACCTTGAGTTGAAATATACAGCGCACAACCTGGATCTGGAACTTGGAGGCGACTTGATCATAGGTTACCAATTCACCAAAAGCTTTGGCGTGCTAGCCGGAGTCGACATTACCACCAACATGATTGGCGTAGGCGCGTTGATGTCCAGCTCTGATGCCCCCGACGGACTTGAAGATGGCGCAAGAGCCATGGCATCGTCTCAATATTCAAACTATTCTGACGAAATAAAAGAACTAGAGGCCTTTAGCGAAGGTGACGACATCAGGTTTTTCTTGTACAATACCACCGGTTTGAACATTGTGCCTCGCATAGGCATATTCTTCGCATTCTAAAGAATAGAGAGGTGCCAAATGAATACAACCAACCTAAAATTCTTTACGGGATGCGCAGCTGGTTTAGCTTTGCTGTGTTCGATTACGCTCTGCGGGTGCAGCGGTGCAGAAAACGACATTTCTGCCCTAGAATGTTTTGCCGGTAGTTGCGACGGGGAAGACGAAGAAAAAGGGCATGACGAACACCACGACCCCGATTACGCCGACCCCAACAATATATGGACCGCTGACCCCGGGGATTGCGATGAGCACGGATTTTATGAGGACTTTGACTGCAATTCCTCTACAATTGGAAGGACTCTATATGAAGAAGCCTACCACGTAATCTTTGTTTGCGAAGAATATGGAGGCTGGGTACCGTATTCCGAATTGTCCAATTGCAGTGACTACAATGCAAACAACAGCGGATACGGAAATGGAAGTTCTTCGTCCACAGAAAAAACGGAGGATGGATGCGGAGACCTCTGGTGCGGCAAAAACGGCTCTGGGACTTCCGATTTTTGGCAATCCTTCAGCGACCAGGAAAATGGTGGAAAATCCTTAGTCATAATCGAACCCACCGATAAGCTCTGTGACGGTATATGCGGATTAGTGAGCCTAGACAACAGCAATTACAGCAACCCCTATGCGGGACTCTTCTTTAACATAGATAATGGGAAAAAAACAGGAACGGACATTTCTGCCTGGGATGGAATTTGCCTAACCTACAAAATTCCAGAAACGCTCCTCACTCTTGAACTCCTCTTTGAAGACCCTATATCCGTTGATTCCTATATAGCCAACTTTAGCACAAGCAGCGATTTGGCAAATATACCGTGGAGCGAATTCAAGCCGCTAGGGGAAACAGGAAAAGAAATCCTTGAGAAAGGCTCCTTCTTGACTGCGGTCAAAACCATCCGGCTCACCTGGAAAAGTACCACTTCCTATACGAGCTCTTTCGCCATAACCTCTGTCGGAAAATACGGAAGTTGTCAGTAATGGATTCCAATTCGCTAAAGCGGTTACGAGAATGGTTCAAGAAGAACGCTGCACAGTTACCCTGGCGGCCTGCCGACCTTGACGCACCGCGGGACCCCTATGCGGTGTGGATTAGCGAAACCATGCTGCAGCAGACCCAGGTTGCCACAGTGCGGGAATATTTTATCCGCTGGATGAAACGGTTTCCCGATGTTGAAACACTGGCCAAGGCAAGTGAAGAAGAAGTGTTCAAGTATTGGCAGGGGCTTGGGTATTACAGCAGGGCAAGGAACATTTTGAAGACGGCAAAGGCTGTCACCCTGGAGGAGCGAAGCTCCGATAGGGTCCATAAGAAGACGCTTCCAGACTCCCGCAGGGAACTGGAAGCATTGCCGGGAATTGGGGCTTACACCGCAGGGGCGATTTTAAGCCTCGCCTACCACCAGCGGGAAGCAATTCTAGACGGGAACTTGGTGCGGATTTTTTCAAGACTATATGCGTTGGACTTTTTGCCGACGGACAAGCTGGAAAAAAGGAGATGCCCGACTAAATCGGGCATGACAACCAATAAGCAAATCCAAAGTGCGTCGGAAATTTACTGGGATTACGCACGGGAAGTGGCGGACAGTTCCAAAGCCTACATGCACAACGAGGCCTTGATGGAACTGGGCCGTACCGTCTGCAAGGTAAAAAATCCCGACTGCGGCAACTGCCCACTACGAAATGCTTGCCACGCCGCTATGGAAAACCGGACTGACAAATTTCCACCCGCAAAAAAGCACCTGCAAAAGGACTGGCACGGCACGGTCTTGATTGTGGAAAGTACCGACCATAAAATTCTTGCCGTCCACGGCGGGCAAAAATTCTTCAAGAACCAGTTTACCCTCCCCCATTTCGAAAGCCCGCGAAACGCCACCGCCGGACTCCCCGCCCAGGCGGAACGCTACATCGACGCCGACAAGGTCCTGTCCGTCGAGAACATCGGCAAGTTCCGTCACAGCATCACCGTCCACAAGATGGAATGCGACGTGCTCTACATTTTGCTCAGTACAAAAGCCCCCAAGCGCACGGCACCAGACATTCGGTGGGTTACGTTAGAAAAGGCAAAAGAATTTTTCGCCAACAGCTTTAGTTTGAAAGCGCTAGAACGTCTTCTTCACCGTGCAAACAAACCGTAGGTGGTTTTCGGCGCCGTTGGGCGTTTCCACCACTTCGTCGCCAATCACGTGAAGCAGTGTTCCTGTCAAGTAAAGTCCCTGTTTGGGGAACTGCTGTTCAAAAGTGGCGTCCCAGAACCAGTCGCCCTTGATGACCAGCGGATCGCGGCTCCGCAAGTTCCATTGGGCGTCACTCCTGTAGCGCAAGGAATGAGAAATCCTGAAGCTCTTTCGCAACAGCCAGTCCGCCGAAAACGACGCGAAGTATTCCGCAGGTGTGACCTCGAAACGCTTTTCTTCGCCGTCGATGCGCTCGAAACCGCCCAGCGCTTTGAAGGCGAACATCTCCTTGTACCAGACGCTCATCCAGAGTTCACCGGTCACGCCCTTAATCCAATCATCAATGCGGTCCACATCGCCGTGGCGGAAGACCATGATGTCGTCCACCACGTATTTCTCCACGTCAAACGTTTCTGCACCATATTCCGCCCAGAAACTCCCGCGGCCTCCCATTTCCAGGTTGCCCACGGTATCCGTAAAGGTGGCATAGCCCTGCACCAGGTCCATTCGACCGTCCGCCGTCAGGGAGATGGTGTCGCCGTCAAAGAACTCCCTGGTATCTGCCATAGGGTTCAGGCGGGTTCCCGAAATGTTTTTCACACCCAAGGTTATTCCCGACTTTGCAGGAACCGCTGGGCGGAACTCAATGCTGTCCTGCACCAGCCAGTCCCTGTCGTTTACGGCAAAGGAAGCTTGAGCTGCAAAGCGGTTCCCTACCCTGAAGCCCATTTCCATAAAGGGAAGCAGCACCCGGTCATCTTCCAGGGAACTGTAAACCGTGCCGTCATCGTCAACTGCCCGGAAGGCCACCCCTGCAGAAAGATGCAAGAATCCCTTGCGGCAGGCATCCCCGCAGCCGTAGCGCAAGGAACCGTTCCATTCCTTGCGACTGCCAGTCTCTTTCTTTTTCTTGTTCTGGTACTCGGCGTCTTCGTAAACGACGGTAGCGGCCAACTTTCCATAGTCCAGCCGGGTCTCGACCCTCGGCTTGTAATGCACGGGAATCCAGCGGGAACTTTCGTAGAAGAGCCACAGGTATTCCTCTCCTGCCAAGGCGGACACGTTCAACTTAGATCCGGTATAACCTGCCCCTGCATATACGGAACTGAACATAGGGTAGTTTTCACCGAAAAGGGCGAATTCGCTATCTACCAATTTTTTTCGATTAGAGAAAGTCCTTGTAGAAAAATGGTCATCCTGGAAACCCCGGGCCGTCACCCAGAACCCCTTGAAACTGGGACTGCGGAAACCGCCCTCCAAAATGGGAGTCCTGTTCTTGGGTCTGTCTTTTGTGGTGATAAAGTCCTGGTAAATCAGGTCACCCAATTCGTTTCCGGTCTTGATCCAGACCGATGGCGGCAACACATCCCAGCTGGGCAGAACGGACATGCGGTTAAATAGCAGACGCTGCCTAACTTTAGAAGGACTCCACAGTTCACTTTCGGAATGGAGTCCGCCACTGCCGAGGGCACGGTCAAAATAGAAGGTAGGGCTACCGACCAAAAATGTTCCGTCGTCCCGTTGGTCCACTTCCATACCTTCCATTTCGGCATCGACGGCAGCAATGGTGGCAACGGCACAGAATATGACCGCGCCCGCAATCTTCGCCAAAGAATTTCCGCTTACAAAGGAGAGCATTACCAAATCCTCCTTTCAACGTAGAATCCTATAGTCAACATGTTAGAGCGTTCAGGCAGGGTCCACAACTGTTCCCAAAGCACGTTCAAGCCCGCACGGTAATTATTCAGCGTGAAAATCGGCAAGTTCAGACGGGCAAACCACCCGAATTCCGTCTCGTTGTCCGTGAGAGTCGCCCCCGGATCATGATTGAAATCAAAATCCTCCTTGTCCCCTTCGTAATCGGCACGAGTCCAGTTGCAAAGGAACCCAGCTCCAAAAGC
Coding sequences:
- the hisA gene encoding phosphoribosylformimino-5-aminoimidazole carboxamide ribotide isomerase produces the protein MTKFRPCIDLHDGRVKQIVGSSLSDSGAGLKTNFETDRSPAWFAKLYKKDGIRDGHVIMLGKGNEQAAKAALAAYPGGLQVGGGITADNAKEYLDAGASHVIVTSWIFPEGHLDRERLERLSKTVGKEHLVLDLSCKRVDKGWKIAVNRWQTLIDIEITAENLADLSRYCDEFLIHAADVEGKQQGMDDELIVFLSKYSPIPCTYAGGARTLADLEHCKEISNGKIDLTIGSALDLFGGTGVKYDDCVKFNKA
- a CDS encoding glycosyltransferase, with amino-acid sequence MTTASSSTKLRPTDTLDSRPEIFGRNVTSTFRKMFSFRHQPPGNLRTCMIPPVVFGTLILNLPMLLKLRFYLKKERQSHPADDVRILFYSDNLDETNGIANNLRNVIPYMRAHGMKAFLAGNAFNTRPCGVVENGYCLLLPRIFSMEQLGYANSELAIPRIGPVLRLLKRYPVDLIEFETPSPGAWLVCFCAKVAGIKVFSHYRTDVPTYTKTLVKAKWMHKYVLWLMQIFYGMTRPVVSPCRDYAKILTSQLKVPENKVQILPRGLPLEKFSPDMRGKGVWEQYSTQVGNARKVRFSFIGRISKEKNLEFLNRVWKKFAALHDDVELMYVGYGWYLEEIKKFYEGDDSVHFAGEQGGETLAGLYADSDFFLFPSTTDTFGNVVVEAMSTGTPALVSDYGGPHDIVMDEAAGRILPIDEDAWLNALEECRRIYLEEPETYAKMREVAHERSLKYTMESSTKAQFEYFRKLKKEAYGL
- a CDS encoding CIA30 family protein, with the translated sequence MNTTNLKFFTGCAAGLALLCSITLCGCSGAENDISALECFAGSCDGEDEEKGHDEHHDPDYADPNNIWTADPGDCDEHGFYEDFDCNSSTIGRTLYEEAYHVIFVCEEYGGWVPYSELSNCSDYNANNSGYGNGSSSSTEKTEDGCGDLWCGKNGSGTSDFWQSFSDQENGGKSLVIIEPTDKLCDGICGLVSLDNSNYSNPYAGLFFNIDNGKKTGTDISAWDGICLTYKIPETLLTLELLFEDPISVDSYIANFSTSSDLANIPWSEFKPLGETGKEILEKGSFLTAVKTIRLTWKSTTSYTSSFAITSVGKYGSCQ
- a CDS encoding A/G-specific adenine glycosylase codes for the protein MDSNSLKRLREWFKKNAAQLPWRPADLDAPRDPYAVWISETMLQQTQVATVREYFIRWMKRFPDVETLAKASEEEVFKYWQGLGYYSRARNILKTAKAVTLEERSSDRVHKKTLPDSRRELEALPGIGAYTAGAILSLAYHQREAILDGNLVRIFSRLYALDFLPTDKLEKRRCPTKSGMTTNKQIQSASEIYWDYAREVADSSKAYMHNEALMELGRTVCKVKNPDCGNCPLRNACHAAMENRTDKFPPAKKHLQKDWHGTVLIVESTDHKILAVHGGQKFFKNQFTLPHFESPRNATAGLPAQAERYIDADKVLSVENIGKFRHSITVHKMECDVLYILLSTKAPKRTAPDIRWVTLEKAKEFFANSFSLKALERLLHRANKP